A single region of the Streptomyces sp. ITFR-16 genome encodes:
- a CDS encoding hydantoinase/oxoprolinase family protein — MNTHRIRVGIDVGGTFTDAVAVDATTLLLLGQVKVPTSHHHEDGVAHGIVEALDRLLEQTGHTPQEVTFLAHGTTQATNALLEGDVATVGLIGIGAGPSAALTRRLAALRKLELTPGKRLPLVYGHVADPQDAAAVREALDAVVREGAEVVVASQPFSVDRPEGEDAVTAAAGERGLPTTAAHDITSLYGLHKRTRTAVVNAAILPRMLATADLVDASIAKAGVSAPLMVMRCDGGVMSLDEMRRRPLLTVLSGPAAGVAGALMQERVSEGLFLETGGTSTDISVVRRGKVAVRHATILGRTSYLSALDVRTVGVGGGSMVRVAGGAVTGVGPRSAHIAGLAYACFASAEDLRDARITLIRPKEDDPADYAVIDAAGGRFAITMTCAANALGRVPEGDFARCDPSVAEAAIAPLAALLGTDVAAAATMILDAGTGKVRAVAETMMRDYRLDKDTAVLVGGGGGAAAVTPHLAAVTGQEGRIARHNEVISPIGVALALVREQVERIIPGAGQEQILAVRAEAEAAVVAQGAAADGVEVEVTVDPQTSTVRAVATGATELRTQDRAHRADEADRLRAAADSLRTDPASVRVLAGTPAHTVYGTDVHRRFRPDLHPVRVVDADGVVRLHAPDARVETTTVGRAPEVLAGLVTEATSYGDGGVRAPALRLLLGSRIADLSGVLDPQPLLALARSELRARAADEPVVAVLEVRS, encoded by the coding sequence ATGAACACCCACCGCATCCGCGTCGGCATCGACGTGGGCGGAACCTTCACCGACGCCGTGGCCGTCGATGCCACGACCCTGCTTCTGCTGGGGCAGGTGAAGGTTCCCACCAGCCACCACCACGAGGACGGCGTCGCCCACGGCATCGTCGAAGCTCTCGACCGCCTGCTGGAGCAGACCGGCCACACCCCGCAGGAGGTGACCTTCCTCGCCCACGGCACCACACAGGCTACCAACGCGCTGCTGGAGGGCGACGTCGCCACCGTCGGCCTGATCGGTATCGGCGCAGGTCCGAGCGCGGCGCTCACCCGCCGGCTGGCCGCCCTGCGCAAGCTGGAACTCACCCCGGGCAAGCGGCTTCCGCTCGTCTACGGGCACGTGGCCGACCCGCAGGACGCGGCCGCCGTACGCGAGGCCCTGGACGCGGTCGTACGCGAGGGCGCCGAAGTGGTCGTCGCCAGCCAGCCGTTCAGCGTGGACCGCCCCGAGGGCGAGGACGCCGTCACCGCCGCCGCCGGGGAGCGCGGGCTGCCGACGACCGCCGCGCACGACATCACTTCGCTGTACGGGCTCCACAAACGGACCCGGACCGCCGTGGTGAACGCCGCGATCCTGCCGCGCATGCTCGCCACCGCCGATCTCGTCGACGCCTCCATCGCCAAGGCGGGGGTGAGCGCGCCGCTGATGGTGATGCGCTGCGACGGCGGGGTGATGTCGCTGGACGAGATGCGGCGCAGACCGCTGCTGACGGTGCTGTCGGGACCGGCGGCGGGTGTCGCCGGAGCGCTCATGCAGGAGCGCGTCAGCGAGGGCCTGTTCCTGGAGACCGGCGGAACGTCCACGGACATCAGCGTCGTGCGGCGGGGCAAGGTCGCCGTCCGGCACGCCACCATCCTCGGCCGGACCTCGTACCTGTCGGCGCTCGACGTCCGCACCGTCGGGGTCGGCGGCGGGTCGATGGTCCGGGTCGCGGGCGGCGCGGTCACCGGTGTCGGGCCGCGCAGCGCGCACATCGCGGGGCTGGCCTACGCCTGCTTCGCGAGCGCGGAGGACCTGCGCGACGCCAGGATCACCCTGATCCGGCCGAAGGAGGACGACCCGGCCGACTACGCGGTGATCGATGCCGCGGGCGGGCGCTTCGCGATCACGATGACCTGCGCGGCCAACGCCCTGGGACGGGTGCCGGAGGGGGACTTCGCGCGGTGCGACCCGTCCGTGGCCGAGGCCGCGATCGCCCCGCTGGCCGCCCTGCTCGGCACGGACGTCGCCGCGGCGGCGACGATGATCCTGGACGCGGGCACCGGCAAGGTCAGGGCCGTGGCCGAGACGATGATGCGCGACTACCGCCTCGACAAGGACACCGCGGTGCTCGTCGGCGGGGGCGGTGGCGCCGCCGCCGTCACGCCCCACCTCGCGGCCGTCACCGGCCAGGAGGGCAGGATCGCCCGGCACAACGAGGTGATCAGCCCCATCGGCGTGGCCCTCGCCCTCGTCCGGGAACAGGTCGAGCGCATCATCCCCGGAGCCGGCCAGGAGCAGATACTCGCCGTGCGCGCCGAGGCCGAGGCCGCCGTCGTCGCCCAGGGCGCCGCCGCCGACGGCGTCGAGGTGGAGGTCACCGTCGACCCGCAGACCAGCACCGTGCGGGCCGTCGCGACCGGCGCCACCGAACTGCGGACCCAGGACCGGGCGCACCGCGCCGACGAGGCGGACCGGCTGCGCGCCGCGGCCGACAGCCTCAGGACCGACCCGGCCTCGGTGCGCGTCCTGGCGGGCACCCCCGCCCACACCGTGTACGGCACCGATGTGCACCGCCGGTTCCGCCCGGACCTCCACCCGGTGCGGGTCGTCGACGCGGACGGCGTCGTACGGCTCCACGCCCCCGACGCCCGGGTCGAGACCACCACCGTGGGCCGGGCCCCCGAAGTCCTCGCCGGTCTGGTGACTGAGGCGACGTCGTACGGCGACGGCGGTGTCCGCGCCCCGGCGCTGCGGCTGCTGCTCGGTTCCCGGATCGCCGACCTGTCCGGGGTGCTGGATCCGCAGCCGCTGCTCGCGCTCGCCCGCAGCGAACTGCGCGCCCGCGCCGCCGACGAACCGGTCGTCGCCGTCCTGGAGGTGCGCTCATGA